Genomic DNA from Lactuca sativa cultivar Salinas chromosome 8, Lsat_Salinas_v11, whole genome shotgun sequence:
AAGCATGTTAAAGAACTCCCGGGTCACTATATTTTACCACGATGGACGCTTAATGCTAGGTACTAACTAGGCAGTGCTAGTATCGGACTCGGAGAAATGAATAACGAAAATGGAGTTAGTCCCTACACACTATGGTGTGTCCTTTCAAATTTTACCAGACTAATTGAACAAGCTAGAGACTCCCCTTTAGAGATACAAAAAGTCTATACGCTATTGATAAGTCTTTTAAATGATCAAACAAATCGAATGAAATCTATGTCTTCGGAGAATGCATCTCAAGGTTCTTGTATGGGAGTTTCTCAAATTGATATGATGCCATAGTTATCTGTCCGCGATCCTATTGGTCCAACTACTACAAAAGGGCGTCCTAAACTTGCAAGTAGAGTCAAGTCTTCTTTAGAAGCCCCCAAAAAACGAACATGCTCTTACTGTCAAGGATTAGGTCATTAAGCTACTATTTGTTCAAAAAGAAaggtaattataataataatttaatattgaTGATTGAGAACtctaataatcatattaacaattttttatgtttttcatgtaTTAGGCGGATAGAGATGGCAAAAAACCCGTACCCAATGGGTACCCGAAACCCTAACCTGAGTTGACCGAGTAAATCCCCGAGTTGACCGTGGATGAAGATGGGGATGAGTATTACCCGAATGTAAATAGcagggatggggatggggatggttTTACCTGTCGGGTACCCATACCCGTACCCGAAACCGGCCCCGATGGgtacccgatatatatatatatatatatatatatatatatatatatatatatatatatatatatatatacatatatatatatatatatatatatatatatatatatatatatatagtattatttatgtttttatttttaataatgcaTAAGCaaatgttcattagacaaaataAGGTTTTCTAACAATCAAACGTATAGTTTTGGGAAGACTTTTTATGTCTCTTTTTGCAAAGAATGATTTAATTTGTAACCTTGAATGTTATTGTTTGTGTTTGAAGACATTCAGTTATTATAGTGTTTTATATTAGTTctgttaatttttgttttgttggttaatatataattatgagttatttctcataaagttcaaaactttgtaACGGGAAAAAATCCCCGACTACCTATTGGGGATCCCCGATACCCATTGGGGATGAGGATGGGGATAGATTTTTAATCCCCGATGGGGATGGGGTCGGGTaaggggatggggatggggattcgGATATGGGGATGGGGAACACGAAACCCGGTATACCCGTACCCATTGCCATCTCTACAGGCGGATGAACCGTTGCAAGAACAGAATGATGAGATGTGTTGTTTCTATGAGCAAAAGAAAAATAGATGCTTCATGACATTTTTTTGGTTAACTTCACCTTTTTCTTGTTTTAGACACAAATGGTGTATGGATAATTTAGAAGTTTTTGATGCTTTTGTAACAATTTTAATATTTTAGAATGAAATTTGTTGATTGTTTATGAtggtattttatgaaaaaaaaaaacaaaattatgaaggtattttgtgaaaaacgaaatttatgagggtattttgtgaaaaaacatAAGTACGATagtattttatgaaaaaaaaaacaaaattatgagggtattttgtgaaaaaaacaaAAGTACGATGgtattttaagaaaaaaacaaaattatgagggtattttgtgaaaaaacaaaattatgagggtattttgtgaaaaaaatagAAGTACGAtggtattttatgaaaaaaaacaaaattatgagggtattttgtgaaaaaaacaaaattatgagagtattttgtgaaaaaacatAAGTACGATggcattttattaaaaaaaagaaaattatgagggtattttgtgaaaaaacgaaattatgagggtattttgtgaaaaaaaaagaaTAGAAGTACGAtggtattttatgaaaaaaacaaaattatgagggtattttgtgaaaaacaaaattatgagggtattttgtggAAAAAACAGAAGTATGATgggattttatgaaaaaaaacaaaattatgagggtattttgtgaaaaaatgaaattatgagggtattttgtgaaaaaaaacaaaagtatgatggtattttatgaaaaaaacaaaattatgagggtattttgagaaaaaacgaaattatgagggtattttgtgaaaaaaaaaacagatgtATGAtggtattttatgaaaaaaaacaaaattatgagggtattttgtgaaaaaacgaaattatgagggtattttgtgaaaaaaacagAAGTATGAtggtattttatgaaaaaaacaaaattatgagggtattttgtgaaaaaaacagAAGTATGATGAtattttatgcaaaaaaaaaattatgagagTATTTTGTGATAAAACgaaattatgagggtattttgttAAAAAAAGGAAGTACAATGGTATTTTGAGAAAAAAACAAAAGTATGATGGGATTTTTTAGAAAAATAGGAAATGTGATggtattttgttaaaaaaaaaaaaggaaacttTTCAGCAATTTTGGGTTAATAATGAAAGTAAGCTGTCATTTTGGGTTCAAAACGAAACTTATCTACAATTAAAGGTTAAGAAAGAAAGTATGCTATCATTTTGGTTAGTGTTGTGTTATATACACATAAGTTTGATGTTCTTTTAACGTCGTTGGATGATTTCGTCCCTGTCCCAAATATGGTAATCCTCAAGACCTCAAAGTGAATTATCTTAACTGATTATTTAATCATCCAACATGTATTTCGAACCCATACACATGTTTTCGTTTTTTTCATGGGTTCAAAAGGCACAATCATCCATCGTTCCAATGGGTTCTCTATCTACTTGATTTCATGCCTCTCCCCACCTAACGATTCTTACTCGACGAAACGGTGGTGTTAAAATCCACTTAACTTATCTGATTGTATATTTTGTTGAGGTATGACACTTCACTCGTGTGAATGGGCTAGTAGGGGAAGAACATAAGTTGTGCACATAAGGTTCTCGATGAAATGCCCAAGAGAAAGTCAATAGTCTCATTAAAGGTTGTTGAAATGTACAGAAGGGCATACATGAGTACTTGTTTACATAAATTTCATATAATGGAAATAAGGTTGGAATCGATGAGTCTTGGGACTTTCTATTGGAAGACAATTATGAACGTAGGTATTATTCTACAACCAACCATTTAGGAGAAGGCATTTAAAATCCAGGTTCttctttgtgtttttttttccttctCATAACCAcaatttgtttcaagtattttaaATTACTAAACTGCTGATATAATATTTTGCATATATTGGAAGCCCGAAAGAGGTTTTTCACTCTGTTAAACAATGCATACTAAGAATTGCTCTTGTTCACCTTGGAACCTGCTTCAAAATAATTGATACTGAAAGGTGCTCACTTTCCATACTTTCAGCTTATATCCTTCACTTGCTACTTTTAGAAAGTTaacatataaaaatatcattttcatgTAGTGTGATGAGCTTCGTTCCTTGTATCCCTCATCTCCCCCTTTGCCCCTATTGGTGAGTAGTTTGGGGAATGAAGTTTCTAGTTCTTTACATAAGTTGGATGAGTCTGATGACAAATTAAAGCTCTCTGGATTCATATCTAGCCCTTGTGAAACTTTCTCTGTGAAGGTATGAACACTTCAAGTTCTCTTTTTTCCTTTGTTTTTATcatcttattgaagcttgcttaTTTTCGAATGGAATCCTTCCAGTATTTCTATTGGACAACATATTAGTTGCAAGTATAGTAAATTTAGATCTCAAAATGCATATACATCAAGGAATGTTTCTTTGTTACCAatcaattttgatgttttgtatttTATCATTTAGGTGTATAGGTGTATGACAAAATGCCCAATAGAGACTACTCAATGATGCAGCTATGGTGGCATAGTTCTATAGACTACATAAATGGGGCTCCTACCTTTAATGCATCTGTTATGAGTTAAACAAACCCTTTTCaaccttcttcttcattttcCATCCattaattttcaagaattttttttCAGGCTCTTGGAGTCCTTGTTCACCATGATGTATATCAGATTAGAGCATCCCATATACCACCTAGAAAACTGGTTTATTGGCACATCAAAGCACAAGGAATTAAAGCCAAGATAGCTATTAAATGGGGAAAGCCTCATTTCCTTTACTTCCTGTAttaagtttagtttattattattatttttttgttgaagTCAAAAAGAAACTCATGTGTATAGCTAACCGGATTGAccgaagggtaaaatggtcatttattcatattttagaTAGTTCATTAGTTCAATAAGGAAACACCCCTGTATAGTTTATAGTTTACTCGATTAAATGACCATTTAATCAAAGGGTAAAACGGTTATTATTGTTTGTAGAATATTCTcaagaaacttgtaatagctcaATCGAACCTTGTTTTTTGCTAAAACTGTGAAAATATTGTGTTGAGTTTGTACAATATTCGTATTTGATTATGAATATGGAAAAAGAATCGGGTGATTTTAAAGTCAGAATTTTTAGTTTTACCACCTTTCAGTTAAGATAATTCACTCTGAGGTCTTGAGGATTACCATATTTGGGACAGGGGCGAAATCGTCCAACGACGTTAAAAAACATCAAACTTATGTGTAGATAACACAACACTAACCAAAATGATAACATACTTTCTTTCTTAACCTTTAATTGCAGATAAGTTTCGTTTTGAACCCAAAATGACAGCTTACTTTCATTATTAACCCATAATTGCATAAaagtttcctttttttttttcacaaaataccatcaCATTTCCTGGTTTTCTCAATATCCCATCATACTTTTGTTTTTTTCTCAAAATACCATCGCACTTCCGTTTTTTTCACAAAAAACCCTCATAATTTCGTTTTatcacaaaataccctcataattttgtttttttttttcttcataaaatACCATCAtacttctgtttttttttttcacaaaataccctcataattttgttttttttcataaaataccaTCAtacttctgtttttttttttttcacgaaataccctcataatttcgttttttcacaaaataccttCATAATTTagtttttttcataaaataccaTCAcacttctgtttttttttttcacaaaataccctcataatttcGTTTTatcacaaaataccctcataattttgttttttcacaaaataccctcacaattttgttttttttcatgAAATACCATCAtacttctatttttttttcacaaaatatcttcataattttgttttttcacaaaataccctcataattttgttttttttcataaaataccaTCGTACTTCTGTTTTTTTTCACAAAGTATCCTCATAATTtcgttttttcacaaaataccctcataattttgttttttttttcttaaaataccATCGTACTTctgttttttttcacaaaataccctcataattttgtttttttcataaaatactATCGTACTTatgttttttcacaaaataccctcataattttgtttttcacaaaataccctcataattttgttttttttttcataaaataccatcatacttctttttttttttcacaaaacaccctcataattttgtttttttttcttaaaataccATCGtacttctgttttttttttttcacaaaatacccttataattttattttttttcataaaatattaTCGTACTTatgttttttcacaaaataccctcataatttcgttttttttttcacaaaataccatcaTAAACAATCAACAAATTTCATTCTAAAATATTAAAATGGTTACAAAAGCATCAAAAACTTCTAAATTATCCATACACCGTTTGTGTCTAAAACATGAAAAAGGTGAAGTTAACCAAAAAAATGTCATGAAGCATCTAGTTTTTCTTTTGCTCATAGAACAACACATCTCATCATTATGTTTCTTGCAACGATTCATCCGCCTGAtacatgaaaaacataaaaaattgttaatatgattattagaGTTCTCAATCAtcaatattaaattattattataattacctTTCTTTTTGAACAACTAGTAGCATAATGACCTAATCCTTGACAGTAAGAGCATGTTCGTTTTTTGGGGGCTTCTAAAGAAGACTTGATTCTACTTGCAAGTTTAGGACGCCCTTTTGTAGTAGTTTGACCAACAGGATCGCAGACAGATAACTGTGGCATCATATCTATTTGTGAAACTCCCATACAAGAACCTTGAGATGCATTCTCCAAATATTAGATTTctttcgatttgtttgatcatCTAAAAGACTTATCAATAGCGTATTGACTTTTTGTATTTCTAAAGGGGAGTCTCTAGCTTGTTCAATTAGTTTGGTAAAATTTGAACGGACACACCATAGTGTGTAGGGACTAACTCCATTTTCATTATTCATTTCTCCGAGTCCGATACTAGCACTACCTAGTTTGTACCTAGCATTAAGCGTCCATCGTGGTAAATATAGTGACTCGGGAGTTCTTTAACATGCTTTTTCTTCATCACATATAGGCTATGTTTACATAAAATCCGATTTGTCTTATACTTAGCACAGGAACATGTAACGCTGACATGATCCAAAGAACGAAAGGTAACAATACGCCAATATTTTTTATCAACATCCAATTGCCCAACTCAATATGTGCTTTCCTTTGTAGTTTTTCCTATAGTCTCATGAGTCAAATTGGTAATAGTTTCGGTCCATTCTTTTTTGAAAGTATCAGACATCTTTCTGGTATAAAATTGACCTACTTTTGCTTCGATTGGATGCACTGAAGAAAGAACCCGCCTCGAGTTCATAGTCTTGAAGTCTTCATCTTCTTCGGCGGCCCTTCGAGACTCAACTGCTTTTTCGTATTGTACAACAAATTCATTCAACATGGTCCTCGAATTAACAAATCCATCAAAAAATGAATTAATACTCTCACTTCGTCTGGTTGTTGTCATACCAGCAAAGAAAGTATCATTCAAGAAGGGTTTAGCCCAATGTATACGTTGGTTATACAtgtcactaatccaacagttgctTTCCAGTTCATACTTAGTACGCATAACCTCCCATGTTGCTTCAAATTGTTCAATGGTGTCACTATTTACCCATTTTTTGTGCGTTTCTTGAAAATCACTGTAACGGGAAACATACGATCGAAGGTGCTCAGTTTCATGTTTCATGATATGCCATGAACAAAAATGATGTCGAGTCTTCGGAAACACCTTTTTTATTGCATTTCCCATTGCTTTGTCTTGATCAGTAATAATTGCTTGCCGATACTTGCCAAACATACATTTGAGGAAATGTTCAAATAACCATTCAAATGTTCCTTCCTTTTCGTTTTCAAGCAATGCTCCACCAAAAAGTATAGATTGTCCATGATGATTCACCCCAGTAAAGGGAGCAAAAGGCATCTTGAATTTGTTAGTCATATAagtgacatcaaacacaacaacatcTCTAAATTTTGTATAGACATCTCTTGATCTACCATCAGCCCAAAAGATATTTCTAGGATACCCATCATCAGACAAATCCTCGACAAAATACTGGTCACTGTCAACTAATGTTTTATCTTGAAAATGTTTTATAAGTCCATAGAACTCCTTTCCTCTATGTTGTTTTCGATGCTTAGATAAGACATCATCACATTGCTTTGAAGTTACATCAGCTACCTTTGCGATTTTCATTGTATTAACAGCCTTTTTAATCTGAGAAGGTTTCAACCCTGCTTGACCAAATAGCACCATAAGAGATTTACCTTCTATTGAACGGTGGAAATTGCTATGAGATCGATGTTTCATAACCTTCGTATGTGTCATGGTCAAGTCGTGATTGTGTGTGTCATTAAGCGAGTCCATTAACCATTTCCCATCCTCCTGTCTTGTTATTCGAAGCTTTGCTTGACATCCGGTTCTAACATCTCTACGACGTTTTTTCTCATTTTCACTTGAAGCATTTTTGTCCATCCATTTGAAACCTTCTTTGTTGCATACATATATCTTCCGAAAAGGCTCATTTGTTTTAGGATTTTTAATTGTGTCATCTCTATGTATACCAAAGCCATGCAAAAATGAAAAATCATTATAAAATGTATAGGCATCATCGGGTGTATCAAAAACCTTTCTTAATATCCTTTCATCATTAACATCATTAACATCATTAAAATCATCTTCATCACCGATATTGTTTATTGTTTCACGTTCAGATGTTGCTTCCACGTAATCATTTGTGTCAATATCTTCAGTTATATATGGTTCTATAGCTTGATTACTTGCTTCGGCTTCACTCATTATGGTCTGCAATAGACAACCATGTACATTTACAAATAAAAGATTAACACAAAATCGTTTTATATTGAAGATAATGGAAACATTATACATAAAAAAACACAATAACAGCCAATGGCAATGTCTAAAAACAACAATATCACTTTTAAAATCCatgaaaaaataaatattcataaggTAATAAAGAACACAGAGGATTTGTAGTTTTTGTAGCATCATACTTTCGTTTAAATCAATCACATAGTGGCAACCAAGTTCAAACAattcttaaaaaaaatcattcaCTAAAATAAATTACAACCGATTCCAATTGATATTAAGAAATCTAAATTTTGAAACTTCACAGTTAGTTCATATTGTTGATATTTACTAGTTAGATACACATAACATAGGCCATAACACGAGATCAATGACTTACTTGAAAGTGCTCTGGAAAGATAAAACAGGGTTGCTGCGATTTGTACTTTTTGTAGGTCTGATCAAACCCAATTCGTTATGAGTTGTGATTTTTGAGAACTCCCTGAATTCAATTCCAATTTGAATGAAATTGTTATTGGTGAATTTCGAAAtagaagatttttttttaaatcgaatTCTATGAAATCGTTTTTTCCCTTGAAtgttaaattgttaattttttcTCTGAATTCGATTTCTCTGAATTTTTGTGGGTGATAAGTTGCCGATCATCAAGAGATCAAGGAGAACATGATTTGATGTCGTTTTTTCTTTTGAATGTTAAATTGTTATTTGTTTCTCTGAATTCAATTACTCTGAATTTTTGTTTTGTGATAAGCAGCCGATCTACAAGCGATCAAGGAGGACGTGATTTGATGTTATCATAGTCGATTCTAATTAGGAATGTAGCCCTTCGTTTatggaaattgtattttttttctttcaggaAATCTATCTAATAATTGAAACTACGTAGTTTTGTACATAGGGTAGCTaaacttatatacccttaagggtatattgacttttccctatatatatatatatatatatatatatatatatatatatatatatatatatatatatatatatatattaagttttaTTCCACATCTCAATTTAGggcgtttttttattttattaaatttcacatattatttaaatctaataataaatgcatatcaatttcattaatggactttacttctaatttcaaaattactaaattaaagtttcattaatttcctttatttatttatctaaattatttgtttaaattgagaagagaaaaaaacactttaatttttataattcaatatttttcttacttttcttataaattcaaacttctcaaatattttgaattttatatttaattttttttaaatgaacccatataatacatgggtcttacaccATAACAAGATGGTTTTTGTAATTTACACACACCACTCTACCTATTATATTAGATTCTATGGTCAACTTTTTATCATTCCTTTATCCTATAACTAGACGAATTCCCGCGCGTTGCGCaacgaaaattaaaaatatattgttaaaatactgaaaaatatatgtttaaaatggttatgttattgacattaactttgagataatatttttacactaatttatatatatatatatatatatatatatatatatatatatatatatatatatatatatataatattaattgaTATCAACCCACATTCCTTATTATTAGAATtacatataattatctatttagtattatttttaataataataattattattgattaattatatttttacttatatgattgttttctaatttcaataatgatgttcatttaaaataaaatttatttatagctaaatgtaatttataatttgatgttattatcatttaaaattgttattcattaattttaaaccactcattattaataataagttaaagtTGAGTTTTAAGAAAcacataatattattattaaaatgggAAATATGCActaaataataaaatgataagatagacaatttgcatttaaaAAGAGACTTGCattgataatatgacatatccatgtaatttgattttattatttataatgattgtttattaattttaaaaccacttgttattattaataagtgaaagaaacttttgaaaaacacttattattataattaaaatgttaaacatatactaaaatataaagtgataagatagacaatttacatttttaaaaatgcttacatggataatatggatattatgacatatccatgatttttaattaattattgttttaaagcaacatgaacatataaacatgtatacaataggtaattaaatattatatatatcaccttccataacatatgataGATAACACGAATTTAATCTaattacattaaaatttcaaccacaacatacaatgatattcttaaaagaatacttaaatcaataaaatacaaaaaagaattggtaacaaacttacaaattgaaaacttcaacataataacatggctcgaaaaattgttcaaagccctcaaaccaacacaaaaaactttatacttgttttctttgtgaattttgtatgtgatttgtatttatGTGTCTACTAAAAAAGATTGGCCTTTTTATAGTAGAGTAtccattaattatttattaaatatattatatatgttataaaacctttgaaatgttaatcattattaagagacttttgagtggtattcattaaaatatgtaacgcccgtagatccgagctagtcaatttagagataaaaggggtcgaaaacgacttttcgacaaaagattatctaGAATGAATAGTATTaaacaagttttagtatatgttacaaagtttctgtacatataaagaacgccgaaatccgagttataacgaagatgttatgacccgtcgaagtttcgtgacggaaccggtacgataccgggaagcgtaaatagtgaatttatgatagagcgagaatTAGACTtaacaatctaaacgaaagtcgtagaatacgttaaaccaagagcgtccataaaaagaaca
This window encodes:
- the LOC111906696 gene encoding protein FAR1-RELATED SEQUENCE 5-like; translation: MSEAEASNQAIEPYITEDIDTNDYVEATSERETINNIGDEDDFNDVNDVNDERILRKVFDTPDDAYTFYNDFSFLHGFGIHRDDTIKNPKTNEPFRKIYVCNKEGFKWMDKNASSENEKKRRRDVRTGCQAKLRITRQEDGKWLMDSLNDTHNHDLTMTHTKVMKHRSHSNFHRSIEGKSLMVLFGQAGLKPSQIKKAVNTMKIAKVADVTSKQCDDVLSKHRKQHRGKEFYGLIKHFQDKTLVDSDQYFVEDLSDDGYPRNIFWADGRSRDVYTKFRDVVVFDVTYMTNKFKMPFAPFTGVNHHGQSILFGGALLENEKEGTFEWLFEHFLKCMFGKYRQAIITDQDKAMGNAIKKVFPKTRHHFCSWHIMKHETEHLRSYVSRYSDFQETHKKWVNSDTIEQFEATWEVMRTKYELESNCWISDMYNQRIHWAKPFLNDTFFAGMTTTRRSESINSFFDGFVNSRTMLNEFVVQYEKAVESRRAAEEDEDFKTMNSRRVLSSVHPIEAKVGQFYTRKMSDTFKKEWTETITNLTHETIGKTTKESTY